A genomic region of Acidobacteriota bacterium contains the following coding sequences:
- the lipB gene encoding lipoyl(octanoyl) transferase LipB, producing MISGQCSECGGRAGAPGAPSPAERQAANDARASFAVVQPRPAPRQSIVATELRVAHLGRVGYAAAEGLQKALVVRRQAGEIPDTLLLLEHDPVITLGRNAHAENVLHSAAALGARGIEVTECDRGGDVTYHGPGQIVGYPILDLHSCPRPAFLPPRSGRLDLGPVDYVRALEEVLIRAAAACGVACKRLPGMTGVWTASEPANKLAAIGVHVARGVTSHGFALNVNNDLSGFDFIIPCGIRDHGVTSLRRETGRSWDLGAIETILEGEFVEVFARVLVPAPDLWDDKKLAKLFGK from the coding sequence ATCAGTGGTCAGTGTTCAGAATGCGGAGGCCGGGCTGGGGCTCCCGGGGCCCCCAGCCCGGCCGAGCGTCAAGCGGCGAACGACGCACGTGCGTCGTTCGCCGTGGTGCAGCCACGCCCGGCCCCGCGCCAGTCAATAGTCGCGACGGAACTTCGGGTGGCTCACCTCGGGCGCGTAGGGTATGCCGCGGCGGAGGGGCTGCAGAAGGCTCTGGTCGTTCGACGGCAGGCAGGCGAGATCCCCGATACGCTATTGCTGCTCGAACACGATCCGGTGATCACGCTCGGGCGCAACGCCCACGCCGAAAACGTGCTGCACAGTGCCGCAGCGCTGGGGGCGCGGGGTATCGAAGTCACCGAGTGCGACCGCGGCGGTGATGTTACCTATCACGGTCCCGGCCAGATCGTCGGTTATCCGATTTTAGATTTGCATTCGTGCCCGCGGCCCGCCTTTCTGCCGCCACGCTCCGGCAGGCTCGATCTGGGGCCGGTCGATTATGTCCGTGCTCTCGAGGAGGTTCTGATTCGCGCGGCCGCCGCCTGCGGCGTCGCCTGCAAGCGTCTGCCAGGCATGACCGGCGTCTGGACGGCAAGCGAGCCGGCGAACAAATTGGCCGCCATTGGCGTGCATGTGGCGCGCGGCGTCACCAGCCACGGTTTTGCGCTGAACGTGAACAACGACCTGAGCGGCTTCGACTTCATCATCCCGTGTGGCATCCGCGATCACGGCGTGACGTCACTGCGGCGGGAAACCGGACGAAGCTGGGATTTGGGAGCCATCGAGACAATTCTCGAGGGCGAATTTGTCGAAGTTTTCGCACGGGTCTTGGTGCCAGCGCCTGATTTGTGGGACGATAAGAAGCTGGCAAAACTCTTTGGCAAGTGA
- a CDS encoding 2-oxo acid dehydrogenase subunit E2: MAVDVVMPQMGESVVEGTVTKWLRKPGDAVRQDEPLFEISTDKVDAEIPSPATGVLKEIKVNAGQTVEVNTIVAVIDAGATAGAPVPTPAAAAPAPPPPQSGGALRSAEREAGPSPSAPAPVAAPAPSAPATQAEVRSSPLVRRLASEHQVDLSQVPATGDGGRVSKRDLMNFIESGAKPAAAAPAAVPVPRPPAPAAPAPAAPSYTPPPPVRYAPGSVRIEPMSTMRKRIAEHMVLSKRTSPHVYTIFAVDVTNIDNLRRQEKARFESTTGQKLTFMPFFCQATVAMLRQFPVINSSMQEESIVYKNDINLGIAVSLDWGLIVPVIKHAEEKNFLGLQHAINDLSSRARSKKLSPDEVQDGTFSISNYGIYGGLLGTPIINQPQAAILGIGGIHKTPVVINDAIAIRSVVYLTLSFDHRIVDGATAEQAMAFLRDRLEGWDAPIL, translated from the coding sequence ATGGCTGTGGACGTGGTGATGCCCCAGATGGGCGAATCGGTGGTCGAGGGTACGGTAACCAAGTGGTTGCGCAAACCCGGCGATGCGGTGCGGCAAGATGAGCCGCTGTTTGAAATTTCCACCGACAAGGTCGATGCCGAAATTCCGTCGCCCGCCACCGGCGTGCTCAAGGAGATCAAGGTCAACGCCGGGCAAACCGTCGAGGTCAACACCATTGTGGCCGTGATCGACGCTGGCGCCACCGCCGGTGCCCCCGTGCCTACGCCTGCAGCAGCCGCCCCCGCGCCGCCGCCGCCGCAAAGCGGCGGCGCCCTGCGTAGCGCAGAGCGCGAAGCAGGGCCCTCTCCGTCCGCCCCGGCTCCTGTTGCCGCGCCCGCACCTTCCGCTCCTGCCACCCAGGCCGAAGTGCGCTCCTCCCCGCTCGTGCGCCGCTTAGCCTCCGAGCATCAGGTGGATCTTTCGCAAGTGCCCGCCACCGGCGATGGCGGCCGCGTGTCGAAACGCGACCTCATGAACTTTATTGAATCGGGTGCGAAACCGGCGGCTGCAGCTCCGGCCGCAGTTCCCGTGCCGCGGCCGCCTGCACCCGCCGCGCCCGCGCCTGCCGCACCCAGCTACACCCCTCCGCCGCCGGTGCGCTACGCGCCCGGCTCGGTGCGTATCGAGCCCATGTCGACCATGCGCAAGCGCATCGCCGAGCACATGGTGCTGAGCAAGCGCACCTCGCCGCACGTTTATACGATTTTTGCCGTGGATGTGACCAACATCGACAACCTCCGCCGGCAGGAAAAGGCCCGTTTCGAGTCCACCACCGGCCAGAAGCTGACCTTCATGCCCTTCTTCTGCCAGGCGACGGTCGCCATGCTGCGCCAGTTCCCGGTGATCAACTCCTCGATGCAGGAGGAATCGATCGTTTACAAGAACGACATCAACCTCGGCATCGCCGTCTCGCTCGACTGGGGCCTGATCGTACCCGTCATCAAGCACGCGGAAGAGAAGAACTTCCTCGGCCTGCAGCACGCCATCAATGATCTCTCCAGCCGCGCCCGCAGCAAGAAGCTCTCGCCCGATGAAGTCCAGGACGGCACCTTCTCGATCAGCAATTACGGCATCTACGGCGGGCTGCTGGGCACGCCCATCATCAACCAGCCGCAGGCGGCGATTCTCGGCATCGGCGGCATTCACAAAACGCCGGTGGTCATCAACGACGCCATCGCCATCCGTTCGGTCGTCTACCTCACCCTCAGCTTCGATCACCGCATCGTGGATGGCGCTACCGCCGAGCAGGCCATGGCCTTCCTCCGCGACCGCCTCGAGGGCTGGGACGCGCCCATCCTGTAG
- a CDS encoding DUF2283 domain-containing protein, with amino-acid sequence MRVAYDAATDSLTVILKEEAVVAESDEDKPGVILEYDAEGDLVSLEIMDASRRMTDARRVDFPETAGSTA; translated from the coding sequence ATGAGAGTTGCTTATGATGCGGCCACCGACTCCCTCACCGTAATCCTAAAGGAGGAGGCGGTGGTAGCGGAAAGCGACGAGGACAAACCCGGCGTCATCCTCGAGTACGACGCCGAGGGTGATCTGGTGTCGCTTGAGATCATGGACGCGTCGCGGCGCATGACCGATGCGCGGAGGGTTGACTTCCCCGAAACGGCTGGCAGCACGGCTTAG
- a CDS encoding pyridoxal-phosphate dependent enzyme, translating into MQSAISDAEAARARMAGLAIRTPLVRLGREEAPEVWLKLENLQPIGSFKIRGAANAMLQLGRERLAKGVLTASAGNMAQGVAYCARRMGIPATVVAPDTAPRTKLDAITRLGARIIQAPFAQWWQCFADRTWPGVDATFIHAFDDSAVRAGNGTIALELFEDLPKVQAVVVPWGGGGLACGIAAVLRELAPQVKVYAAEVETAAPLTASLAAGKPVVVSYEPSFVDGIGSKSVFPSMFALAQELLAGSLVVSLAEAAAAMKLAAERNRVILEGAAACAVAAALSGRAGEGPVVAIASGGNIDLAKFAELTSK; encoded by the coding sequence ATGCAAAGTGCAATTTCCGATGCCGAAGCAGCACGCGCCCGGATGGCGGGGCTGGCGATCCGGACGCCGCTGGTACGACTGGGGCGGGAAGAGGCGCCGGAGGTGTGGTTGAAGCTGGAGAATTTGCAGCCCATCGGGTCGTTCAAGATTCGCGGCGCGGCTAACGCCATGCTGCAGCTTGGGCGCGAGCGGCTGGCCAAAGGCGTGCTGACGGCATCGGCGGGCAATATGGCCCAGGGGGTGGCGTACTGCGCGCGGCGGATGGGGATTCCGGCTACTGTGGTCGCGCCTGATACAGCGCCCCGCACGAAGCTGGACGCGATCACGCGGCTGGGCGCGCGCATTATTCAGGCGCCGTTTGCGCAATGGTGGCAGTGCTTTGCCGACCGCACCTGGCCAGGCGTGGATGCCACGTTTATTCACGCGTTCGATGATTCTGCCGTGCGCGCCGGCAACGGAACCATCGCCCTTGAGCTGTTTGAGGACTTGCCGAAGGTGCAAGCCGTGGTTGTGCCGTGGGGCGGCGGCGGGCTGGCGTGCGGCATCGCGGCAGTGCTGCGCGAACTGGCGCCTCAGGTCAAGGTCTACGCCGCTGAGGTTGAAACCGCAGCGCCGCTGACCGCCTCGCTCGCCGCCGGCAAACCCGTTGTGGTGAGTTACGAGCCGTCGTTCGTGGATGGCATCGGTAGCAAGTCGGTATTCCCGAGCATGTTTGCGCTGGCGCAAGAGCTGCTGGCCGGCTCCCTCGTGGTCTCGCTGGCAGAGGCTGCGGCGGCGATGAAGCTGGCCGCCGAGCGCAACCGCGTGATTCTCGAAGGCGCTGCGGCCTGCGCCGTGGCCGCCGCCCTCAGCGGCCGCGCCGGCGAAGGTCCGGTGGTTGCTATCGCCAGCGGCGGCAACATTGATCTCGCCAAGTTTGCCGAGCTGACAAGTAAATGA
- a CDS encoding PadR family transcriptional regulator, producing the protein MTKTTDLLPGTLDLLILNTLALQSRHGVGVADRLAQLTRGTFQVGPGSLFTSLHRMEARGWLASEWSTTEEGRRAKFYRLTASGRRQLQQETARWKTISGAVNQALALPQE; encoded by the coding sequence ATGACCAAAACCACCGATCTGCTGCCCGGAACCCTTGATCTCCTCATTCTCAACACCCTCGCGCTGCAATCGCGCCACGGCGTAGGCGTTGCCGACCGCCTGGCGCAGCTTACGCGCGGCACCTTTCAGGTCGGCCCCGGTTCGCTGTTTACCTCGCTGCACCGCATGGAAGCGCGCGGTTGGCTGGCCTCGGAGTGGAGCACCACCGAGGAAGGCCGCCGGGCGAAGTTTTACCGTCTGACCGCTTCCGGCCGCCGGCAACTGCAACAGGAGACCGCTCGCTGGAAAACCATCTCCGGCGCCGTCAATCAGGCGCTGGCGCTGCCACAGGAGTAG
- a CDS encoding ABC transporter permease — protein sequence MAWLKTLTRNLLHCRAADRDLDAEIGAYADEMNARRAHSVYAEPLREQVRAARPGAGIESCARDLRYSLRMLRKTPWLSLACVLTFAVGVAATTVVFSMANALIWHPLPVANPAQLHLLSLRVQNSDAATPSLTASDLRALAAQARNAFSAVTTASLDGVGISADGQARIAMGGFVGGNFFAVMGIRPALGHFFSRDDASAVVLSYDYWCSRFHANPAVIGTAAVVEGRAVTITGVAPQGFHGITNVIDSQVYVPVGLAPNGNAGFLPAFGIPIVRLRPGVTVAAAQAELAVYARRMAVEHPKADQDLSIQMWPIGNGMTSSQGGPSPFATVAALFFVLSGLVLLLAAANIMGVLLARARTREREMAVRSALGAGRRRLARQVFLEALVLALGGCAAGMVFGMGASRALSTLPPQFGLPVVIRFTFDWRVFGFGCAMALVMAVAAGLLPAWRAASADPNQSLRGPEANATGRRRQWLRSSLVVAQVAGSLMLLIVGGLFVRSLQYAQHRPLGFQAEGLWNFELNVSGAGYTTAQGQRFFAQLLPAVRALPGVRGASLAMTHPFGTDQDDGPVHQQGKSTPSIDSTINRVSPEYFKTMEIPLLQGRAITANDTAHSPSVAVVSARLAQALWPGKSAVGQQVALGGAGQLTTVVGVAAEVLQNSFSAAQPAIYFALAQHYIPREILQVRTSGATPVSEVEQWLARMAPNVTIGLVQPMSAAQQGLNGLFIFNLGARLATALGLLGLFLAVIGVYGVVAYAAAQRTHEIGIRVALGARPRQVIVAILRSAGLIIASGIVIGLLLAAAIGKLAGAFLVGVSGLDPLTFIAATVLLALVAVAASLLPALRASRADPLAALRCE from the coding sequence ATGGCTTGGCTCAAAACGCTCACCCGCAACCTGCTGCATTGCCGCGCCGCCGACCGCGACCTCGATGCAGAAATCGGCGCCTACGCCGACGAAATGAACGCCCGCCGCGCGCACAGCGTGTACGCCGAACCACTGCGCGAGCAAGTGCGAGCGGCGCGTCCCGGCGCCGGCATCGAATCCTGCGCCCGCGATCTCCGCTATTCCCTGCGCATGCTGCGCAAAACCCCCTGGCTCTCGCTCGCCTGCGTCCTCACCTTCGCCGTAGGCGTCGCTGCGACCACCGTGGTCTTCAGCATGGCCAACGCGCTCATCTGGCATCCCTTGCCCGTGGCGAACCCGGCCCAGTTGCACCTGCTTAGTCTGAGGGTTCAGAATTCCGATGCGGCTACACCATCGCTTACCGCTTCGGATCTGCGCGCTCTTGCGGCTCAGGCACGCAACGCCTTCAGCGCCGTCACTACGGCTTCGCTGGACGGCGTTGGTATAAGCGCCGACGGCCAGGCACGTATCGCGATGGGGGGCTTTGTCGGCGGCAATTTTTTTGCTGTGATGGGCATTCGTCCTGCCCTCGGTCATTTTTTCAGCCGCGATGACGCCTCTGCCGTCGTGCTCAGCTACGATTACTGGTGCTCGCGGTTCCATGCCAATCCCGCCGTGATCGGCACTGCCGCAGTGGTTGAAGGTCGCGCCGTCACCATCACCGGCGTAGCGCCGCAAGGGTTTCACGGCATTACCAATGTGATTGATAGCCAGGTATACGTGCCGGTCGGCCTGGCGCCGAACGGCAACGCAGGCTTTCTGCCTGCGTTTGGGATTCCCATCGTGCGCCTGCGGCCCGGCGTGACGGTTGCTGCGGCACAGGCCGAGCTGGCCGTATATGCCCGACGGATGGCGGTCGAGCACCCCAAGGCCGACCAGGACCTTTCCATTCAGATGTGGCCGATCGGCAATGGGATGACGAGCAGCCAGGGCGGCCCCAGTCCGTTCGCGACAGTTGCGGCGCTATTCTTTGTACTCTCTGGACTGGTGCTGTTACTGGCGGCAGCCAACATCATGGGCGTGCTGCTGGCGCGGGCCCGGACCCGCGAGCGCGAAATGGCGGTACGTTCTGCCCTCGGCGCCGGACGCCGGCGACTGGCCCGCCAGGTTTTTCTGGAAGCGCTGGTGCTCGCCCTGGGTGGCTGCGCCGCGGGCATGGTGTTCGGGATGGGCGCCAGCCGTGCGCTGAGCACTCTGCCGCCGCAGTTCGGTTTGCCCGTGGTCATTCGCTTCACCTTTGACTGGCGCGTCTTTGGCTTCGGTTGCGCGATGGCGCTCGTTATGGCCGTGGCAGCCGGCCTACTGCCAGCGTGGCGCGCGGCCTCGGCCGACCCTAACCAATCCCTGCGCGGCCCGGAGGCCAACGCCACTGGACGTCGGCGTCAGTGGCTGCGCAGCTCGCTTGTCGTCGCACAGGTCGCTGGTTCGCTCATGCTGCTGATCGTGGGCGGTTTATTCGTCCGCAGCCTGCAATACGCGCAGCATCGGCCTCTCGGCTTTCAAGCCGAAGGACTCTGGAATTTTGAGCTGAACGTCAGCGGCGCCGGCTACACCACCGCGCAGGGTCAACGTTTTTTCGCTCAACTCCTGCCCGCGGTGCGCGCGCTGCCGGGCGTACGTGGCGCCAGTCTGGCGATGACGCATCCGTTCGGAACCGATCAGGACGACGGCCCGGTTCACCAGCAGGGCAAGTCTACCCCCTCTATCGACTCCACCATCAATCGCGTTTCGCCGGAGTACTTCAAAACCATGGAAATTCCGCTTCTGCAGGGTCGCGCCATCACCGCAAATGATACGGCACACTCGCCCTCGGTAGCCGTCGTCAGCGCCCGTCTGGCGCAGGCGCTCTGGCCCGGCAAAAGCGCAGTCGGGCAGCAAGTCGCTCTCGGCGGAGCCGGCCAGCTCACCACCGTGGTCGGCGTTGCCGCTGAGGTACTCCAGAACTCTTTCAGCGCAGCACAGCCGGCGATCTACTTTGCGCTCGCGCAGCATTACATTCCGCGCGAGATACTGCAGGTGCGCACCTCGGGCGCGACGCCCGTGTCTGAAGTCGAGCAGTGGCTCGCCCGTATGGCTCCCAATGTTACCATCGGCCTGGTGCAGCCGATGTCGGCCGCCCAGCAGGGCCTCAATGGCCTGTTCATCTTCAACCTCGGCGCACGCCTCGCCACCGCGCTCGGCCTGCTCGGCTTATTCCTGGCCGTCATCGGTGTCTATGGCGTGGTGGCCTACGCGGCCGCGCAGCGCACGCATGAAATTGGCATCCGCGTCGCCCTCGGTGCGCGCCCGCGCCAGGTCATCGTCGCCATCCTGCGCAGCGCCGGCCTGATCATCGCCTCCGGCATCGTCATCGGCCTGCTCCTCGCCGCCGCCATTGGTAAGCTCGCCGGCGCATTCCTGGTCGGCGTCTCCGGCCTCGACCCGCTCACCTTTATCGCCGCCACGGTGCTGCTGGCGCTCGTTGCCGTCGCCGCCTCACTGCTGCCCGCCCTCCGTGCCAGCCGCGCCGATCCCCTCGCCGCCCTCCGCTGCGAGTAG
- a CDS encoding type II toxin-antitoxin system prevent-host-death family antitoxin has protein sequence MATITATEANRKFSELLRGVKKGRTYVITSRGEAVAELRPVASESEAEKARRKKALGELLDRLKSQPAMNLPHITRDEMHDV, from the coding sequence ATGGCAACTATCACAGCGACTGAGGCCAACCGAAAGTTCTCCGAATTGCTGCGCGGGGTGAAAAAAGGTCGAACCTACGTCATAACGAGCCGGGGCGAAGCGGTTGCGGAACTGCGCCCGGTGGCGAGTGAATCCGAAGCCGAAAAAGCGCGCCGCAAAAAGGCGTTGGGCGAGCTTTTGGACCGGCTCAAATCGCAGCCCGCCATGAACCTGCCTCACATTACGCGGGATGAAATGCACGACGTGTGA
- a CDS encoding PIN domain-containing protein — protein MTAAIDTNVLAYAQGVNDPARLSEAEALLRAIGTNAVLPTIVLAELFYVLIRKGRRTHAEARDIVLEWARVIPVLQQRPHWLNAAVELAAAHRLGIWDAAILDAAADAGCELLLSEDMQHGFRWRGVTVVDPFAQPDHPLLERLRAES, from the coding sequence GTGACCGCCGCGATTGATACCAACGTGCTCGCCTACGCGCAGGGCGTCAACGATCCCGCGCGCCTGAGCGAAGCAGAGGCCCTGTTGCGCGCCATCGGCACGAACGCCGTGCTCCCCACGATCGTGCTGGCGGAACTGTTTTACGTGCTTATACGCAAAGGCCGGCGCACTCACGCCGAAGCCCGCGACATTGTTCTGGAGTGGGCGCGCGTGATCCCGGTTCTGCAACAGCGTCCGCACTGGCTGAACGCTGCTGTCGAGCTCGCCGCCGCTCACCGGTTGGGCATCTGGGATGCCGCCATTCTCGACGCCGCGGCCGATGCCGGCTGCGAGCTGCTGCTGTCCGAAGACATGCAGCACGGTTTCCGCTGGCGCGGCGTGACGGTGGTCGATCCCTTCGCGCAACCCGACCATCCCCTGCTCGAGCGCCTTCGCGCGGAATCGTAA
- a CDS encoding sulfur reduction protein DsrE, which yields MKVAYLFVTSGHTADYKLGKMILPQLEAGTHGVEVVGMFFFDDNAYILRKGDPIGERLAKVAKEKNIWLGVCDMCALDRGLAAGEPVWCQPDRKSARPAAAPGKIKLQSAIEGLHVGCFPDVYKALSGNPPDLVISL from the coding sequence ATGAAAGTCGCTTATCTTTTCGTCACTTCCGGTCACACCGCCGACTACAAGCTGGGCAAGATGATTCTGCCGCAGCTCGAAGCCGGCACCCACGGCGTGGAGGTGGTTGGCATGTTCTTTTTCGACGACAACGCTTATATTTTGCGCAAGGGTGACCCGATCGGCGAGCGCCTGGCCAAGGTCGCCAAAGAGAAAAACATCTGGCTGGGCGTGTGCGACATGTGCGCGCTCGACCGTGGCCTCGCTGCGGGCGAGCCGGTCTGGTGCCAGCCCGACCGCAAATCCGCGCGCCCGGCCGCAGCACCCGGGAAGATCAAACTGCAAAGCGCCATCGAGGGCCTGCACGTCGGCTGCTTCCCGGACGTTTACAAAGCTCTTAGCGGCAACCCTCCGGATCTGGTCATCAGCCTGTAG